In a single window of the Verrucomicrobiia bacterium genome:
- a CDS encoding protein-glutamate O-methyltransferase CheR: MPDGIPGLLRDLIHERTGIFFDDARLSLLIEKLTPLAQSRGNASFLDYYYALKDNDTAEWSRAWEALSVLETYFWREASQLNALADLIVPQWFAKRPGPFRIWSAACASGEEPFSIAIALAEAGFGSHPIEITGSDANPAALQKAATATYREKSFRTLPLALRQKYFETVPGGWKLTPEITRRVRFKRANLFESADLASLARAHVIFCRNVFIYFSPHAIRQTVAGMARRMPSGGHLFVGAAESLLKMTTDFELREIGDALAYVRI; encoded by the coding sequence GTGCCGGACGGGATTCCGGGCCTGTTGCGTGATTTGATTCATGAACGGACGGGAATCTTTTTTGACGACGCGCGCTTATCATTATTGATCGAGAAACTCACACCGCTCGCGCAAAGCCGTGGGAATGCGTCCTTCCTCGATTATTACTACGCTCTCAAAGACAATGACACCGCCGAATGGAGCCGCGCGTGGGAGGCCCTTTCGGTTCTGGAAACCTATTTCTGGCGCGAGGCTTCGCAACTCAACGCCCTCGCGGACTTGATCGTCCCGCAATGGTTCGCGAAACGCCCCGGGCCTTTTCGCATCTGGTCGGCCGCCTGCGCTTCGGGCGAAGAACCTTTTTCTATCGCAATCGCGCTGGCCGAGGCGGGTTTCGGTTCACACCCCATCGAGATCACCGGGAGCGATGCCAATCCCGCCGCGCTGCAAAAAGCCGCGACTGCAACCTATCGGGAAAAATCTTTTCGGACTCTTCCTCTGGCGCTGCGCCAGAAATATTTTGAGACGGTTCCCGGCGGATGGAAATTAACGCCGGAAATCACCCGCCGCGTTCGCTTCAAGCGCGCGAATCTTTTTGAATCTGCCGACCTCGCCTCCCTTGCCCGCGCGCATGTCATTTTTTGCCGGAATGTTTTCATTTATTTTTCGCCTCATGCCATCCGGCAAACTGTCGCCGGCATGGCACGGCGCATGCCCTCCGGCGGACATCTGTTCGTGGGCGCGGCGGAATCGCTTTTGAAAATGACCACGGATTTTGAACTGCGGGAAATCGGCGATGCGCTGGCTTACGTGCGCATTTAA
- a CDS encoding chemotaxis response regulator protein-glutamate methylesterase: MSIIKVLIVDDSAFVRKVVREMLSRSPQIEVVGAARNGEDALEMAEDLRPDVITCDLNMPELDGVGFVRKQMAKRSVPIVILTASPEDGERVMEALGAGAVDFLQKPSTLANDDLFLIRDQLMEKVKDAARASARVLPLSKPETVPERPLTVRAKAKFDVVVLGTSTGGPQALRYLIPQFAAGFPVPLIMVLHMPVGYTASFAEKLAEISALPVKEASDGDIIKAGEVLLAPAGRHLKLERHSNREVCVRLSLEPVDKPHRPSVDVLFQSAAQVYGDRVLGVVMTGMGDDGKAGSAWIKAEGGMVLTESEETCIIYGMPRSVAEAGLSDAAVPLTSLAKEISERL; encoded by the coding sequence ATGAGCATTATAAAAGTTCTTATCGTTGATGATTCAGCCTTCGTCCGCAAAGTCGTGCGCGAAATGCTTTCCCGCAGTCCGCAAATCGAAGTCGTGGGCGCGGCCAGAAATGGAGAAGACGCTCTTGAAATGGCGGAAGATTTGCGCCCGGATGTCATCACTTGCGACCTGAACATGCCCGAATTGGATGGCGTTGGCTTCGTTCGCAAACAGATGGCCAAACGCTCCGTGCCTATAGTTATTTTGACGGCATCGCCGGAAGACGGCGAGCGGGTGATGGAAGCGCTTGGGGCGGGCGCGGTGGATTTTCTTCAAAAGCCCTCCACTCTGGCCAATGACGATCTTTTTCTGATCCGGGATCAACTGATGGAGAAGGTGAAAGATGCCGCGCGCGCATCCGCGCGGGTGTTGCCGCTGTCGAAACCTGAAACTGTGCCGGAGCGTCCCCTGACCGTCCGCGCCAAGGCCAAATTTGACGTGGTCGTGCTGGGCACCTCGACTGGTGGCCCACAGGCACTGCGTTATTTAATTCCCCAATTTGCCGCCGGATTTCCGGTGCCGTTGATAATGGTGTTGCACATGCCGGTGGGTTATACGGCGAGCTTTGCCGAAAAACTGGCGGAAATCTCTGCGCTTCCCGTGAAGGAAGCGAGCGACGGCGACATCATCAAAGCGGGCGAAGTATTGCTTGCCCCGGCTGGGCGCCATTTGAAACTCGAGCGTCATTCCAATCGCGAGGTATGCGTGCGGCTTTCACTCGAACCGGTGGACAAACCCCATCGGCCGTCCGTGGATGTGCTTTTTCAATCCGCCGCGCAGGTTTATGGCGACCGAGTTTTGGGTGTGGTCATGACTGGCATGGGCGATGACGGCAAAGCCGGATCCGCCTGGATAAAAGCCGAAGGCGGAATGGTTTTGACCGAGTCCGAAGAAACCTGCATTATTTACGGGATGCCTCGTTCCGTCGCCGAAGCGGGATTAAGCGATGCAGCGGTGCCGCTCACCTCACTGGCGAAGGAAATCAGCGAACGATTATGA
- a CDS encoding chemotaxis protein CheW, with product MSDNVESYVLFELADNVYALPSRNVLHIEMFEHVTLVPNANPAIDGVVFSRGQVMPALNLRVRFGLPREKNTVRTRIIFTTIHDRAVGLIVDSAREFRSFPASELRPVEETLTGINDKYLRAVVKLRERVVLILDLEAVLNLNDVQLPSEALTLVENTTSKV from the coding sequence ATGAGTGATAATGTCGAATCCTACGTCCTGTTTGAACTCGCGGATAATGTCTATGCGCTGCCCAGCCGCAATGTCCTGCATATCGAGATGTTCGAGCACGTGACGCTGGTTCCCAATGCCAATCCCGCGATAGACGGCGTCGTTTTTTCGCGCGGCCAAGTGATGCCCGCCTTGAACCTGCGCGTGCGTTTCGGCCTTCCACGCGAAAAAAATACGGTGCGGACGCGCATTATTTTTACCACGATTCATGATCGCGCGGTGGGACTCATTGTGGATTCGGCGCGCGAATTTCGCTCCTTCCCGGCCAGCGAACTTCGTCCCGTTGAGGAAACCTTGACCGGAATCAACGACAAATATTTGCGGGCCGTGGTGAAGTTGCGCGAGCGCGTGGTTCTTATTTTGGACCTCGAGGCCGTGTTGAATTTGAATGATGTTCAACTCCCGTCCGAGGCTTTGACCCTGGTTGAAAATACGACTTCAAAAGTATAG
- a CDS encoding chemotaxis protein CheA, which yields MNNRNATGLDAELLNDFFAEADEHLLGIRQALLQLEASVNKAQPDPKVVENLFRNFHSFKGISAIVGLGAAEAVAHTTEDFLRLMRSGKTQLSAKGLEVLMAATQKLEQLVAAFRQQKPLPSYESLLAELKQQCETPSDSEPVTKLPTAPMAASDTTLWTSVDEARSRGLQLWKYAFTPSKKINAQGVNVNTVREQLLKVGEILKSTPIIKAQGEIVFEFLIAARNAPTDIADWETRGVTIQLLPQEETEIPAASPEEETHNPFLAPSHVVRVDLKKLDELMRITGEMVIHRSRLETQIAQLNRDSRRVDLRAVQEVSGGLGRSLRELREAITRVRLVPVAEIFARMPFVVRDLARQSDKKVQLKLEGQDTAMDKYLIERLKDPLLHLVRNAFSHGVETTAERVAMGKPETAVIELRASNAGDSVIIEVRDDGQGINPNAILQQAKKLGLEIPEVLDNEAILKILCASGFSTRDDADRAAGRGVGMAVVNATVRELGGSLTLESEEGRGTRFTLRLPLTLAIAETLIVEAGGQTCAVPQSSVREVLHVQDEQIKTVNGVEAIPYRTAVLPVIRLTGLFRLKNVSKPKHCLLVIESERGSIGLLADQILGQREVVVRVLRDPLVQVKGISGATELGDGKPVLILDGAALTSGNVRPPERFNTPAKTSM from the coding sequence AGGCGGATGAGCATTTACTGGGCATTCGCCAGGCGTTGCTGCAACTGGAAGCTTCAGTAAACAAAGCCCAGCCAGACCCCAAGGTCGTCGAAAATCTCTTTCGCAATTTCCATTCTTTCAAAGGCATCTCCGCCATCGTTGGCTTGGGCGCGGCGGAAGCCGTGGCGCATACCACGGAAGATTTTCTGCGCCTGATGCGCAGCGGCAAAACGCAGCTATCGGCGAAGGGTCTGGAAGTGCTTATGGCCGCGACGCAAAAGCTGGAGCAGTTGGTCGCCGCTTTTCGTCAGCAAAAACCCTTGCCAAGTTATGAATCGCTGCTGGCCGAATTGAAGCAGCAATGTGAAACGCCGTCTGATTCCGAACCGGTCACCAAATTGCCCACCGCGCCGATGGCGGCTTCGGATACGACCCTTTGGACCAGCGTGGACGAAGCACGGTCGCGCGGTTTGCAGCTTTGGAAATACGCCTTTACGCCTTCCAAAAAAATAAACGCGCAGGGTGTGAACGTGAACACGGTTCGCGAACAACTTTTGAAAGTCGGCGAGATTCTCAAGTCAACGCCCATCATCAAGGCCCAGGGCGAAATTGTTTTTGAATTTTTGATCGCCGCGCGAAATGCGCCGACGGACATCGCCGATTGGGAAACCCGGGGAGTCACGATTCAATTATTGCCGCAGGAGGAAACCGAAATCCCGGCGGCATCGCCGGAAGAGGAAACGCACAATCCATTTCTCGCGCCATCCCACGTCGTGCGGGTGGACCTGAAAAAGCTCGATGAATTGATGCGCATCACGGGCGAGATGGTCATTCATCGCTCGCGATTGGAGACGCAGATCGCGCAATTAAATCGCGACTCCCGCCGCGTGGACCTGCGCGCGGTGCAGGAAGTCAGCGGCGGTCTGGGCCGTTCTTTGCGTGAATTGCGCGAGGCCATCACGCGAGTCCGTCTCGTGCCGGTCGCAGAAATTTTTGCGCGCATGCCTTTTGTGGTGCGCGACTTGGCGCGGCAATCCGATAAGAAAGTTCAGCTTAAACTCGAGGGCCAGGACACGGCGATGGATAAATATCTCATCGAACGGCTCAAGGATCCCCTGCTCCACCTGGTGAGAAATGCTTTCAGTCACGGCGTTGAAACCACCGCCGAACGCGTGGCGATGGGAAAACCCGAAACCGCCGTCATCGAATTGCGCGCGTCGAATGCGGGCGATTCGGTCATCATCGAAGTGCGTGACGATGGCCAAGGCATCAATCCCAATGCCATTTTGCAACAGGCAAAAAAACTGGGACTGGAAATTCCGGAGGTGCTCGATAATGAAGCGATTCTCAAAATACTTTGCGCTTCCGGTTTCTCCACTCGCGACGACGCGGATCGCGCGGCTGGCCGCGGCGTCGGCATGGCCGTCGTCAATGCTACGGTTCGCGAACTGGGAGGCAGTCTGACTTTGGAAAGCGAAGAAGGGCGTGGAACACGCTTCACTTTGCGGCTGCCTTTGACGCTCGCGATCGCGGAAACTCTAATCGTCGAGGCGGGGGGCCAGACCTGCGCCGTGCCGCAGAGTTCCGTTCGCGAAGTTTTGCACGTGCAGGATGAACAAATTAAAACCGTAAATGGAGTTGAGGCAATTCCTTATCGCACAGCCGTGCTGCCGGTGATTCGATTGACTGGACTTTTCCGGCTCAAGAATGTATCAAAGCCCAAACACTGCTTGCTGGTTATCGAATCCGAGCGCGGCAGCATCGGGCTGCTTGCCGATCAAATTTTGGGGCAGCGTGAGGTTGTCGTTCGCGTTTTGCGGGATCCGCTGGTTCAAGTCAAAGGCATCAGCGGCGCGACGGAATTGGGCGACGGCAAACCGGTTTTAATCTTGGATGGCGCCGCGCTGACTTCCGGCAACGTCCGTCCGCCTGAGCGGTTTAACACGCCCGCTAAAACCAGCATGTGA
- a CDS encoding chemotaxis protein CheC, which produces MELTSSQKDALTELINIGYARAAAALSDLTGHRITLEVPEVGIYLIPEISEKLTGVIKGEVASVNQVFSGPITGNAILLLDREAAVLLNQVLTDRPEVKGFDGAAREVITEVGNIVLNACLGAFGNLLKVQVTFTVPSLQIELMEKVLKSITVSDRSLEYALLVHTSFHMRVRDVSGYLVIILGVTSLETLLDELKKWEDRELS; this is translated from the coding sequence ATGGAACTAACTTCCAGCCAGAAGGACGCGTTGACGGAACTGATCAATATCGGTTATGCCCGTGCCGCCGCCGCTCTCTCCGATCTGACGGGACATCGCATCACGCTTGAAGTTCCCGAAGTGGGCATTTATCTCATCCCGGAGATTTCCGAAAAGCTGACGGGAGTGATCAAGGGCGAAGTGGCGAGCGTCAATCAGGTGTTTTCGGGGCCAATCACCGGCAACGCCATATTGCTTTTGGATCGCGAAGCCGCCGTGCTTCTCAATCAAGTGCTCACCGACCGGCCGGAGGTGAAGGGCTTCGATGGCGCCGCCCGCGAAGTCATCACGGAAGTCGGCAACATCGTCTTGAACGCCTGTCTTGGAGCGTTCGGCAATCTTTTGAAAGTGCAGGTGACTTTCACAGTTCCTTCGCTGCAAATCGAACTGATGGAAAAGGTGCTCAAATCCATTACCGTCTCTGACCGCAGCCTTGAATACGCCTTGCTGGTGCATACCAGTTTTCACATGCGCGTCCGCGATGTCAGCGGATATTTGGTCATCATTTTGGGCGTCACGTCGCTGGAGACACTCCTCGATGAATTAAAAAAGTGGGAAGACCGCGAATTGAGCTAA
- a CDS encoding response regulator — MKSKILVVDDSSLARRLTRRILEELGYEVEEAADGAEALEKYAINGHDLVVLDLVMHGMYGVDVLQKFQELNPKLPVIIATADIQRSTRDQVKSAGAAAIINKPLDKDSLSEILDVVLAGGTVWN, encoded by the coding sequence ATGAAAAGCAAAATTTTGGTGGTGGACGATTCCAGTCTGGCGCGCCGCCTGACGCGCAGAATCCTGGAGGAATTGGGGTATGAAGTGGAAGAAGCGGCGGACGGCGCGGAAGCGCTGGAAAAATACGCGATCAACGGCCACGATCTCGTCGTGCTCGATCTGGTCATGCACGGCATGTACGGCGTGGACGTGCTGCAAAAATTTCAGGAGTTAAATCCAAAGTTGCCGGTCATCATCGCCACGGCGGATATCCAGCGCTCCACTCGCGACCAGGTGAAAAGCGCCGGTGCAGCCGCCATCATCAACAAACCTTTAGACAAAGATAGTTTATCCGAGATTCTCGACGTCGTGCTCGCGGGAGGAACCGTATGGAACTAA
- a CDS encoding methyl-accepting chemotaxis protein, giving the protein MPRNNSPSKLQTANGTSRQTADADHVRTLLASVTKSLDAQNAVLDETTTETNELARSLKVTATQTTSVTGSTEETASSINEIAASAEQISANIAQVAASATETTAAAKQLSGSIQGVAKSAQEMVTSGEEIRTAMEEIAASGKSMRRDSEDLAASIAENAAAIEEMGQSIKTVSRSSEDLAVAAEETSSSINEMAASIEEVGGMSESLATSVEETSTSIEQMARQIQGVAKNGEVIKQVAADAAANAAQMEQTSGSVNSLIKRTEEISRKVSRQAQEGGETVQKSIEGIARVATAMTQSTTVMRELNKRTRDITGIVSTINVIAERTNLLSLNASIEAARAGEAGRGFAVVAEEIRNLADRCAKATAEITEIVRGLEDATREATEASNAGGRIAEESSRLSQVGLDGLKTILTGITESSALISQISRASDEQSVAVKKVGESIGSVTTQVREIAVNTSEQAKGAAQIVQATAQIRKGAKEVSQANSEQARAAREIIKAAQTTTNVASQVKRAMVEQAAGAGQIVKSIEMMRKGAASTVRSVAEQSTAVEQVAKETVRLTTQFSSVAKAMTESARNCQEITAAASDLQQQSVQATKAMKEQARNFKGVSTDAASISKQIKLIAAANVENSKSTVTILTKIEKVRELSKKNGQEVRQISNGNGKGKGAPAPQSRKVKSPSAKPEGNA; this is encoded by the coding sequence ATGCCTAGAAACAATTCTCCTTCCAAACTTCAAACCGCCAACGGAACTTCGCGCCAGACCGCCGATGCCGATCATGTGCGCACCCTGCTCGCGAGCGTGACCAAAAGTTTGGATGCGCAAAACGCCGTCCTGGATGAGACCACCACTGAAACCAACGAACTGGCCCGCTCGCTGAAAGTCACCGCCACCCAGACGACCTCCGTGACCGGCTCGACCGAAGAAACGGCGTCGTCCATAAACGAAATCGCCGCCTCAGCGGAACAAATTTCCGCGAATATTGCGCAAGTGGCAGCCAGCGCCACCGAGACCACCGCCGCCGCAAAACAACTGTCCGGATCGATTCAGGGCGTGGCCAAATCCGCGCAAGAGATGGTCACATCCGGCGAGGAAATTCGGACCGCTATGGAAGAAATCGCCGCGTCCGGCAAATCCATGCGGCGCGATTCCGAAGACCTCGCCGCGAGCATCGCCGAGAATGCCGCTGCCATCGAAGAGATGGGGCAATCCATCAAAACCGTTTCGCGCAGCAGCGAAGACCTTGCGGTTGCCGCCGAGGAGACTTCATCTTCCATCAATGAAATGGCGGCTTCCATTGAAGAAGTCGGCGGCATGAGTGAAAGCCTCGCCACGTCGGTTGAAGAGACCAGCACGTCCATCGAGCAAATGGCCCGCCAGATTCAAGGCGTGGCGAAGAATGGCGAAGTCATCAAACAGGTCGCCGCTGATGCCGCTGCCAACGCCGCGCAAATGGAGCAAACCAGCGGTTCGGTCAATTCATTGATCAAGCGCACCGAAGAAATTTCCCGCAAGGTTTCGCGGCAGGCTCAGGAAGGCGGCGAGACCGTGCAAAAATCCATCGAAGGCATCGCCCGGGTGGCGACTGCCATGACTCAGTCAACCACTGTCATGCGCGAACTCAACAAGCGCACTCGCGACATCACCGGAATTGTCAGCACGATCAATGTCATCGCCGAGCGCACCAATTTGCTTTCGCTCAACGCTTCCATTGAGGCGGCGCGCGCGGGCGAGGCTGGCCGCGGGTTCGCCGTGGTGGCGGAGGAGATTCGCAATCTGGCCGACCGTTGCGCCAAGGCCACCGCTGAAATCACCGAGATCGTGCGCGGTCTGGAAGACGCGACCCGCGAGGCGACCGAAGCCTCCAATGCGGGCGGCCGCATCGCCGAGGAAAGTAGCCGGCTTTCTCAAGTGGGACTGGACGGGTTGAAAACTATCTTGACAGGAATCACCGAAAGCTCCGCCTTGATTTCGCAAATCAGCCGCGCGTCGGATGAGCAGAGTGTCGCCGTGAAAAAAGTAGGCGAGTCCATCGGATCGGTCACAACCCAGGTGCGGGAAATCGCCGTGAATACTTCCGAACAGGCGAAAGGCGCCGCGCAAATCGTCCAGGCCACCGCGCAAATCCGCAAGGGAGCCAAGGAAGTTTCTCAAGCCAACAGCGAGCAGGCGCGGGCCGCGCGTGAGATCATCAAAGCAGCGCAGACCACCACCAACGTGGCGTCCCAGGTCAAGCGCGCGATGGTGGAGCAAGCGGCCGGCGCCGGGCAAATCGTCAAGTCCATCGAAATGATGCGCAAGGGCGCGGCCTCGACAGTCCGTTCCGTCGCCGAGCAATCCACAGCGGTGGAACAAGTGGCAAAGGAAACCGTAAGGCTGACCACGCAATTTTCCAGTGTGGCCAAGGCCATGACCGAATCGGCCAGAAATTGCCAGGAGATCACCGCGGCGGCGAGCGACCTTCAGCAACAGTCCGTGCAGGCCACGAAAGCGATGAAGGAACAGGCGCGGAACTTCAAGGGCGTGAGCACAGACGCGGCCAGCATCAGCAAGCAGATCAAACTGATTGCCGCCGCGAATGTGGAAAATTCCAAATCCACCGTCACCATCCTCACCAAAATAGAAAAAGTCCGCGAACTGTCGAAAAAGAATGGCCAGGAGGTCCGCCAAATCTCGAATGGAAACGGCAAAGGCAAAGGCGCGCCCGCGCCGCAAAGCCGCAAAGTGAAATCGCCGTCCGCAAAACCTGAAGGAAATGCCTGA